TTACGCGGTCTGAAAGAGAACGTGATTGTAGGTCGTCTGATCCCAGCGGGTACTGGTTACTCTTATCATAAGAACCGCAACGAAGAACGCACTACAGGTGCTGACCAAGTTGAGGCTCCTGCAGTAACCGCTAGCGAAGCTGAGCAGAACCTAGCAGATCTACTTAACTTGGCCGGAAGCCAGGATTAAGTGATCAAAATGTGAAAAAAAGGCGCCTTAGGCGCCTTTTTTTATGTTATTTCGATCAAAAGTTGTCTATTTCTTGACAGGCTGCGATTACCTTTCTAAAATTCCGCGTCCCACCATAGTGGGATATAGATTTTTCACACCTAATTGTTGAGTATTCAACTGTCGGAGCTATACATGTCAACTGTAAACCAGTTGGTACGTAAGCCACGCTCGCCGCAAGTCAAAAAGACTAACGTGCCAGCGTTGAACGCGTGCCCACAAAAACGTGGTGTTTGTACTCGTGTGTACACTACAACACCTAAAAAACCTAACTCTGCACTACGTAAAGTAGCTCGTGTGCGTCTAACTAACGGTTTCGAAGTAACTTCGTACATCGGTGGTGAAGGCCATAACTTGCAAGAACACAGTGTAATCCTAATCCGTGGTGGTCGTGTTAAAGACTTACCTGGTGTGCGTTACCACACTGTTCGTGGCGCATTAGACTGTGCTGGCGTGACTACTCGTCGCCAAGGCCGCTCTAAGTACGGTGCTAAGCGTCCTAAGTCTTAACGTATCCCGTTAAAGTAAGGCCAAGCTAATTTAATTGACATTCCAGTTTTGGAAATACCTGAAGCATACGGAGAATTGATATGCCAAGACGTCGCGTTGTAGGACAACGTAAAATCCTACCAGATCCAAAGTTCCAAAGTGAGTTGCTGGCTAAGTTCATCAACGTCATTATGCAGGACGGCAAAAAGTCGACTGCTGAAAAAATTATCTACAAGGCACTAGATGTTGTTGCTGACAAAAAAGGCGAAGAGCACCTAGTAATCCTTGAAGCAGCACTTGAGAATGTTCGCCCATCAGTCGAGGTTAAATCTCGTCGTGTTGGTGGTTCAACATATCAAGTACCATGTGAAGTTCGTCCAGTGCGTCGTAACGCACTAGCGATGCGCTGGTTAGTTGAAGCTGCTCGCAAGCGTGGTGAAAAATCTATGGCTCTACGTCTAGCAGGTGAAATGCTAGACGCATCTGAAAACAAAGGTACTGCTGTTAAGAAGCGTGAAGACGTGCATCGCATGGCTGAAGCTAACAAAGCCTTTGCTCATTACCGTTGGTAATATGATGAGGCGGGCATTTGCCCGCCTCATATTGTTGATATTTACTAAAGCAGCATGCTTTAGTTGAGAGGGTATAAAAAGTGGCTCGTACAACCCCAATTGAGCGTTATCGTAATATCGGTATTGTTGCTCATGTGGATGCAGGTAAAACTACCACAACAGAACGTGTTCTGTTCTATACCGGTTTGTCTCATAAAATCGGTGAAGTGCACGACGGCGCCGCTACTACAGACTGGATGGTACAAGAGCAAGAGCGTGGTATTACTATCACATCTGCTGCTGTAACAGCATTCTGGCGTGGTATGGATGCTCAGTTCACTGAACATCGTATTAATATCATCGATACCCCAGGTCACGTTGACTTCACCATTGAGGTGGAGCGTTCATTACGTGTGCTTGATGGCGCTGTAGTTGTATTCTGCGGCTCATCAGGTGTAGAACCTCAGTCAGAGACTGTTTGGCGTCAAGCCAACAAGTATGAAGTACCACGCATTGTGTTCGTTAACAAAATGGACCGAGCAGGTGCTGACTTTGACAGCGTGATCGACCAAATCCGTAACCGCTTAGGTGCTAACTGTGTACCAATTCAATTGAATATTGGTGCCGAAGAGCATTTCAAAGGCGTTATTGATTTGATTAAGATGAAAGCGATTAACTGGTCTGAAGAAGATCAGGGTGTATCTTTCTCTTATGAAGAAATTCCCGCAGATCTCTTGGACAAAGCTCAAGAGATGCATGAGTACCTTGTCGAAAGTGCCGCTGAAGCTTCTGATGAACTGATGGACAAATACCTTGAAGAAGGTGAGCTATCAGAGCAAGAAATCAAGCAAGCACTACGTCAACGTGTCATCAACAACGAAATCGTACTAGCTACCTGTGGTTCTGCATTTAAGAACAAAGGTGTACAAGCGGTACTTGATGCTGTTGTTGACTTCTTGCCTGCTCCCATTGACGTACCTGCTATTAAAGGTGTTGATATGGATGAGAACGAAGTTGAACGTCCATCTGACGACAACGCACCTTTCTCATCGCTGGCATTTAAGATTGCAACTGACCCGTTCGTGGGCACACTTACCTTTATCCGCGTATATTCGGGTGTACTAGAAACTGGTGCATCGGTATACAACTCAGTGAAGCAAAAACGTGAGCGTATCGGTCGTATCGTGCAAATGCATGCTAATGACCGTACTGAGCTGAAAGAAGTTCGAGCTGGCGATATTGCTGCTGCGATTGGTCTAAAGGAAGTCACCACGGGTGATACTTTATGCGACAACGATCAAAAAGTAATACTTGAGCGAATGGAGTTTCCAGAGCCAGTTATTACCATTGCCGTTGAGCCGCGCTCAAAAGCTGACCAAGACAAAATGGCGATTGCACTGCAGAAACTTGCTGCAGAAGATCCGTCATTCCGTGTTGAGACAGATGAAGAGACCGCTCAAACACTGATCTCTGGTATGGGTGAATTACACTTGGACATCATCGTTGACCGTATGCGTCGCGAATTCAGTGTTGAGTGTAATGTTGGTAAACCACAAGTGGCTTACCGCGAAACTATCCGTGACAGCGTCGAAGTGGAAGGTAAATTCGTACGCCAATCTGGTGGTCGTGGCCAATTTGGTCATGTATGGCTAAAACTAGAGCCTCTAGAAGAGGGCGCTGGCTACGAATTTGTTAACGAAATTGTTGGTGGTGTAGTTCCACGTGAGTACATTCCGGCAGTTGACAAAGGTATTCAAGAGCAAATGAAGAACGGCGTATTAGCTAGTTATCCTGTTCTTGATGTGAAGGTCACCCTATATGATGGTTCATACCATGATGTAGACTCTAATGAGATGGCTTTCAAGATTGCTGGTTCAATGGGCTTTAAGAAGGGCGCACTAGAAGCTAACCCTGTATTGCTCGAACCATGCATGAAAGTTGAAGTAACTACACCTGAAGATTACATGGGTGACGTTGTGGGCGACCTCAACAGACGTCGTGGTATCATTGAAGGTATGGACGATGGCATCGGTGGTGTTAAAATAGTCCGCTCAGTAGTACCTTTAGCTGAAATGTTTGGTTATGCAACCGACCTACGAAGTGCTACACAAGGTCGCGCTTCATACTCTATGGAGTTTTTGAAGTACGATGAAGCACCAAGTAACGTTGCAAAAGCGATTATCGAATCACGTACTTAGGAATTAAGTACACATTTAATTGTTATATGGCCCGCATAACGGGCACTTCTGAAAAGAAAGGATATATATCGTGGCAAAAGAAAAATTTGAACGTAGTAAGCCGCACGTAAACGTGGGCACAATTGGTCACGTTGACCATGGTAAAACTACTCTAACAGCGGCTATCTCTGCAGTATTAACTAAAGCATACGGCGGTGAGACTAAAGATTTCGCACAAATCGATAACGCTCCAGAAGAGCGTGAGCGTGGTATTACAATTAATACTTCTCACATCGAATATGATACTCCAACTCGTCACTACGCACACGTAGACTGCCCAGGTCACGCGGATTATGTTAAAAACATGATTACTGGTGCTGCACAGATGGACGGCGCAATCTTAGTAGTAGCAGCGACTGATGGCCCAATGCCACAGACTCGTGAGCACATCCTGCTTTCACGTCAGGTTGGTGTACCTTTCATCATCGTATTCATGAACAAATGTGACATGGTTGACGATGAAGAACTACTAGAACTAGTAGAAATGGAAGTTCGTGAACTTCTATCTGAGTACGACTTCCCAGGTGATGACCTACCAGTTATCCAAGGTTCTGCACTAGGCGCACTAAACGGTGAAGCTCAGTGGGAAGAGAAAGTAATCGAGCTTGCAGAAGCTTTAGATACTTACATCCCAGAGCCAGAGCGTGACATCGACAAGCCATTCCTACTACCGATTGAAGACGTATTCTCAATCCAAGGTCGTGGTACTGTAGTAACAGGTCGTGTTGAGCGTGGTATCATCACAGTAGGTGACGACGTAGAAATCGTTGGTATCAAAGACACTACAACTACAACTTGTACAGGTGTAGAAATGTTCCGTAAGCTGCTTGACGAAGGTCGTGCAGGTGAGAACTGTGGTGTACTACTACGTGGTACTAAGCGTGACGAAGTTGAGCGTGGTCAAGTACTAGCTAAGCCAGGTACAATCACTCCTCACACTTCTTTCGAATCAGAAGTATACGTACTATCTAAAGATGAAGGTGGTCGTCACACTCCATTCTTCAAAGGTTACCGTCCACAGTTCTACTTCCGTACAACTGACGTAACAGGTACTATCGAGCTACCAGAAGGCGTAGAAATGGTAATGCCAGGTGACAACATCAAGATGAATGTTACCCTAATTTACCCAATCGCGATGGACGAAGGTCTACGTTTCGCAATCCGTGAAGGTGGCCGCACAGTAGGTGCTGGTGTTGTAGCTAAAATCGTCGACTAATTTCGACAATTAAGTTACTGAGAAAAGGAAGCTTCGGCTTCCTTTTTTGTTGCCTGAAATTTGTGTTTGCTAAATCCAACTATCCGTGTAGAATGCGCTCCACATTTTTACAGATGCTGTAACGCTAATTTACAAGCGCCGTAAAGTTACGACGTGCAAGTTTACTCTGACCCAAAGTTACTAAACCAAAGTCAGTAAAACTTAGCTGAATTAGTTTGCAGATAATTTGTGCAGTGGGCTTGATCTCTGACTTTAAGTCTGTATAATTGCCCTCCTCTGAACATGTTCAGAGATAAATTAAGTGTAGAAACATTGGTTTCTACATATTCATAGGGACTCCGATAGGGAGTCTAACGGTTAAATCATCTCGCTCTGCTTTCCCATGAGGAAACTGCTAGAGGGTGATTTTTTATGTGTCCAATTTAGGAGCTCTGGTCAATGCAGAACCAAAGAATCCGTATCCGCTTAAAAGGCTTTGATCATCGTCTGATTGATCAGTCTACAGCGGAAATCGTTGAAACTGCTAAGCGTACAGGCGCGCAGGTACGTGGTCCAATCCCACTACCAACACGCAAAGAGCGTTATACCGTTTTGATCTCTCCGCACGTTAACAAAGATGCACGTGATCAGTACGAAATCCGTACCCACAAGCGTTTAGTTGACATCGTAGAGCCAACAGAGAAGACAGTAGACGCGTTAATGCGTTTAGATCTTGCGGCTGGTGTCGACGTTCAGATTAGCTTAGGTTAATTGAGATCCTTAGAAGAGGTTTGAGAGATGGCTATCGGTCTTATTGGTCGTAAAGTGGGTATGACCCGCATCTTCACTGAAGATGGTGCGTCTATCCCTGTAACTGTAATTGAGGTTGCTGGCAACCGCGTTGCTCAAGTGAAAACTTTAGAGAACGACGGCTACCGTGCACTTCAGTTAACTACAGGTACCAAAAAAGCCAATCGCATCACTAAAGCAGAAGCAGGTCACTTTGCCAAGGGCGGTGTAGAAGCCGGTCGTGGTTTATGGGAAATGCGTCTAGCAGACGGTGAAGGCGAAGGCATTGAAGTTGGTGCTGAGCTAAATGTTGATATTTTCGCAGACGTAGCGAAAGTAGACGTTACTGGTCAGTCTAAGGGTAAAGGTTTCCAAGGCGGTATTAAGCGTTGGAATTTCCGTACTCAAGACGCGACTCACGGTAACTCATTGGCGCACCGCGCGAATGGTTCTATCGGTCAGAACCAAACGCCAGGTCGCGTATTCAAAGGCAAAAAGATGTCAGGCCACATGGGTGCTGAGCAAGTAACGACTCAAAATCTACACGTTGTACGTGTTGATGCAGAGCGTAACTTACTTCTAGTACGTGGTGCTGTACCAGGCGCTACTAATGGCGACCTGATCATCAAGCCTGCTGTTAAAGCTTAAGGTCTGAGGAGATAGTAATGGAATTGGTATTGAAAGACGCTCAAAGCGCTCTTGAAGTTTCCGAAACTACCTTCGGCCAGGACTTTAACGAGGCTCTGGTTCATCAGGTAGTTGTAGCGTACGCTGCTAACGCACGTCAGGGCACTCGTGCTCAAAAGACTCGTGCAGAAGTAAAAGGCTCTGGTAAAAAGCCTTGGCGTCAAAAAGGTACTGGCCGTGCACGTGCCGGTAGCGTAAAAGGCCCAATCTGGCGTGGTGGTGGCGTATCTTTCGCTGCTAAGCCACAAGAGCATGGCCAAAAAGTTAACAAGAAGATGTACCGTGGTGCTCTTAAGAGCATTCTTTCTGAATTGGTACGTCAAGAGCGTTTAGTTGTTGTTGAATCTTTCGGCGTTGAAGCTCCTAAAACTAAAGAGCTAAAAGCTAAGCTTAAAGATCTTCAATTAGACGACGTTCTAATTGTTACTGCAGAAGTTGATGAGAACCTATTCTTAGCGGCTCGCAACTTATACAAAGTTGACGTACGTGACGTAGCGGGTCTAGACCCAGTTAGTCTAATCGCGTTCAACACTGTTTTAGTTACTGCTGACGCAGTGAAGCAAATCGAGGAGATGCTAGCATGATCACCGAAGAACGTTTGCTAAAAGTTATTCTTGCTCCGCATATCTCTGAAAAGAGCACTATCGAAGCTGAGAAAAACAACACTGTAGTTTTCCGCGTAGCAATCGATGCAACTAAAGCAGAGATTAAAGCTGCAGTAGCGAAGCTATTTGAAGTTGAAGTTGATTCAGTTCGCACTCTAGTTAACAAAGGCAAAACTAAGCGCACTGGTGGCCGTGCAGGTCGTCGTAGCGATTGGAAAAAAGCTTATGTAACTCTAGCTGCTGGTGCTGACATCGATTTCGTCGGCGCTGAGTAAGCAAAGGAGAATTATCATGGCAGTTATTAAGTGTAAGCCAACCTCTGCTGGTCGTCGCCACGTTGTTAAAGTGGTAAACACTGACCTGCATAAAGGTAAGCCTTTTGCTGGCCTGCTGGCGAAAAAGTCTAAAAGTGGTGGCCGTAACAATACTGGCCGTATCACTGTTCGTCACGTTGGTGGTGGACACAAGCAGCACTACCGTCTAATCGACTTTAAGCGCGATAAAGATGGTATCCCTGCAAAAATCGAACGTCTTGAGTACGATCCAAACCGTACAGCGCACATCGCGCTAGTATTGTACGCAGACGGTGAGCGTCGTTACATCCTTGCTGCTAAAGGCATGCAAGCTGGTGACGCAATCCAATCTGGTATCGATGCAGAAATCAAGACTGGTAACGCTATGCCGTTACGCAACATTCCAGTAGGTAGTGTTGTTCACGCGGTAGAAATGAAGCCTGGTAAAGGTGCTCAGATCGCTCGTTCAGCTGGTGCTTATGTACAAGTTGTAGCGCGTGACGGTGCTTATGCAACTCTACGTCTTCGCTCTGGCGAAATGCGTAAAGTTCCAGTTGATTGCCGCGCGACATTCGGTGAAGTTGGTAATGCCGAGCACATGCTACGCCAGTTAGGTAAAGCTGGTGCTAAGCGCTGGAGAGGCGTACGCCCTACAGTTCGTGGTGTTGCAATGAACCCGGTAGACCATCCACACGGTGGTGGTGAAGGCCGTACTTCTGGTGGCCGTCACCCTGTATCACCATGGGGTGTTCCAACTAAGGGTTACAAAACTCGTAGCAACAAACGCACTGACAAGTACATCGTACGTCGTCGTAATAAATAGTAAGAGGATTCGCCCATGCCACGTTCTCTCAAGAAAGGTCCATTCATTGACCTACACTTGCTGAAGAAGGTAGAGAAAGCGATGGAGTCTGGTGACAAAAAGCCAATTAAAACTTGGTCTCGCCGCTCAATGATCATTCCAAACATGATTGGTTTGACCATCGCTGTCCATAATGGTCGTCAGCACGTACCTGTGTTCGTAACTGACGAAATGATCGGCCACAAACTTGGTGAATTTTCACCAACTCGCACTTATCGCGGCCATGCTGCTGATAAGAAAGCGAAGAAGCGTTAATACGGGAGAAATAAGATGGAAGTTTTAGCTAAACATCGTTTTGCTCGTACGTCAGCGCAGAAGGCCCGTCTGGTTGCTGATCAAATCCGTGGTCTGCCTGTATCTAAGGCGCTAGAGATTTTGACTTTCAGCCCTAAGAAAGCCGCCGTACTAGTTAAAAAAGTACTTGACTCAGCTATCGCAAACGCCGAGCACAACGAAGGTGCAGATATCGATGAGCTTAAAGTTGGTAAAGTTTTCGTTGACGAAGGCCCAACTATGAAGCGTATCATGCCTCGTGCTAAAGGCCGCGCTGATCGTATCATGAAGCGTACCAGCCACATCACTGTGGTTGTATCAGATCGCTAGGAGAAGAGAGCAATGGGACAGAAAGTACATCCTAATGGTATCCGTCTGGGTATCACCAAGCCTTGGATCTCTACCTGGTACGCAGATAAGTCAGATTATGCAGATAATCTGAACAGCGACTGGGAAGTGCGCCAATACTTAACTGAAAAGTTAAAGGCTGCATCAGTATCTAAGATCGTTATCGAACGCCCAGCGAAAAGCATCCGCGTTACTATTCACACTGCCCGTCCAGGTGTTGTGATTGGTAAGAAAGGTGAAGACGTTGAAGTATTACGTGCACACGTGTCTAAAATCACTGGCACTACTGCTCAAATCAACATCGCTGAAATCCGTAAGCCTGAATTAGACGCTAAGTTAGTTGCTGACTCTATCGCTCAGCAATTAGAACGCCGTGTAATGTTCCGTCGCGCTATGAAGCGTGCGGTACAAAACGCAATGCGCATCGGTGCCCAAGGTATCAAAGTTGAAGTGAGTGGCCGTCTAGGTGGCGCTGAAATCGCACGTTCTGAGTGGTATCGTGAAGGTCGTGTACCTCTACATACTCTACGTGCTGATATCGACTATTCAACTGCTGAATCTCACACTCAATACGGTGTGATTGGTATTAAAGTTTGGATCTTCAAAGGTGAAGTTCTAGACGGTACTATTCCAGCACTAGAAGAGCCGAAGCAGCAACCTAAGCGTAAGCCTCGTGGTAAATAGGAGAGCCGGTAATGCTGCAACCTAAACGTATGAAGTTTCGCAAGATGTTCAAAGGCCGCAACCGCGGTCTAGCGAACGGCACTGAAGTTAGCTTCGGTGAGTTCGGTCTTAAAGCAGTTGGCCGCGGCCGTTTAACTGCTCGTCAGATCGAATCTGCGCGTCGTGCAATGACACGTCACATTAAACGTCAAGGGCAAATTTGGATCCGAGTTTTCCCTGACAAGCCTATTACCTCTAAGCCTCTTGAAGTGCGTATGGGTAAAGGTAAAGGTAACGTTGAATACTGGGTATGTCAGATTCAACCTGGTAAGGTTCTTTATGAGATGAATGGCGTTTCTGAAGAGTTAGCTCGTGAAGCTTTCACTTTAGCAGCTGCTAAACTTCCTATTAAGACTACCTTCGTAACTAAGACGGTGATGTAATGAAAGCGAGCGAACTAAGAGAAAAGAGCGTTGAAGAACTTAACGCTGAATTACTTGGTCTGCTGCGTGAGCAGTTTAACCTGCGTATGCAACACGCTACTGGTCAATTGAGTCAAACTCATCAATTGAAACAAGTGCGTCGTAACATTGCACGTGTTAAGACCATTATTACTTCTAAGGCAGGTGCGTAATGTCTGATAAAATCCGTACTTTGCAAGGTAAAGTAATTAGCAACAAAATGGACAAGTCTATTACTGTTGCTATTGAGCGCCAAGTGAAACACCCAATCTATGGGAAATACATCAAGCGCACTACTAAGATCCATGCACATGACGAAACAAATCAGTGTAATGAAGGTGACGTAGTGGCAATTAGCCAGTGTCGTCCTCTTTCTAAGACTAAGTCTTGGACCCTGGTTGAAGTAGTATCAAAAGCCTAATATTTCATTAGGTTAACCGAAACGGCTCCAAAAACTTGGGGCCGTTTGTTTTTTTTCCCTATGCAACCTCATTATGTGGTGTTATACTTGCGCGCCATTTTCGAGTAATTGTACTCAAAATGGTCAAGTTAATGTCCCAATAGTGGGAATTTGTGTAGTAACGATAGCGGAGCACTTGAAATGATCCAAATGCAATCGACTCTTGACGTCGCATGTAACAGTGGCGCACGCAGAGTTCAGTGTATTAAGGTCTTGGGTGGCTCTCATCGTCGTTATGCCGGTATCGGCGACATCATCAAAGTTTCTGTTAAAGAAGCAATTCCTCGCGCTAAAGCGAAGAAAGGTGATGTATATAACGCGGTGGTAGTCCGTACTAAGAAAGGCGTACGTCGTCCAGACGGTTCTGTCATTCGCTTCGATCGGAATGCAGCGGTATTGCTTAATGCTAACCTTGCACCGATTGGTACTCGTATCTTTGGACCAGTGACACGTGAATTGCGTACTGAGCAGTTCATGAAAATTGTCTCGCTGGCACCTGAAGTACTGTAAGGAGCTTCAAAATGGCAGCAAAAATCCGTCGTGAAGACGAAGTAATTGTATTAGCAGGTAAAGACAAGGGTAAACGCGGTAAAGTTTCTCAAGTCCTACCTACTGGTAAATTGATTGTTGAAGGCATCAATCTTGTTAAGAAGCACCAAAAGCCAAACCCACAACTGGGTGAGACTGGTGGTGTTATCGAGAAAGAAGCGCCTATTCAAGCATCAAACGTAGCGATCTTTAACCAAGCCACAGGCAAGGCAGATCGTGTTGGTTTCCGATTTGAAGACGGCAAAAAAGTTCGTTTCTTTAAGTCGAACAGTGAACTCGTTAAGTAATTTGGAGTAAACGATGGCGAAACTGCATGATAAATACAAAGAGACTGTTATTGCAGAACTTTCTAAGAAGTTCGAATATACCAGTGTCATGCAAGTCCCTCGGATTGAAAAAATCACCCTTAACATGGGTGTTGGTGAAGCTGTAGCAGACAAAAAAGTTATGGAGCACGCGCTTCGTGACATGACTGCAATCGCTGGCCAAAAACCAGTTGTAACTGTAGCTCGTAAATCAGTTGCTGGTTTTAAAATCCGTGAAGGCTACCCGATTGGCTGTAAAGTTACCCTACGCGGTGAGCGTATGTGGGAATTCTTAGAGCGTTTAGTTGACATTGCAATCCCACGTATTCGTGACTTCCGTGGCCTAAGCGCAAAAGCGTTTGACGGTCGTGGTAACTACGCAATGGGCGTGCGTGAGCAGATCATCTTCCCAGAAATCGATTACGATAAAATCGATAAGATTCGTGGTATGGATATTGTTATCACTACTACTGCGAAGAATGACGAAGAAGGTCGTGCTTTGTTAGACGCTTTTAACTTCCCATTTAAGAAATAAGGGTAGCATAATGGCAAAATCATCTATGAAAGCACGTGAAGCAAAGCGTGCGAAGCTAGTAGCTCAATATGCTGAAAAGCGTTTAGCTCTTAAAGCACTAATTGCACACCCAGACACTTCTGAAGAAGATCGTTGGGATGCAGTGCTTAAGTTGCAAGCACTACCTCGTGATTCTAGCGCGTCGCGTCAACGCAACCGCTGTAATCAAACTGGTCGCCCACATGGTTACCTACGTAAGTTCGGCCTAAGCCGTATCAAATTACGTGAAGCTACCATGCGCGGTGAAGTTCCTGGTCTGCGTAAGGCCAGCTGGTAAGCACTTGTCACGGAGTAAGCTAATATGAGCATGCAAGATCCTATTGCGGATATGTTAACCCGTATTCGTAACGGCCAAGCTGCTAACCACGTATCTGTAAAGATGCCTTCAGCTAAGTTAAAAGTAGCAATCGCGAAATTACTTAAAGACGAAGGTTTCATTACTGACTACGCCGTAGCAGATGAGGCTAAGCCTGAATTAGAAATCACTTTAAAGTATTTCCAAGGCAAACCAGTCGTTGAGACTATCCAGCGCGTAAGTCGCCCAGGTCTTCGTATTTACAAAGGTAAAGACGAACTTCCTAAGGTGATGGGCGGTCTGGGTATCGCAATTGTTTCCACTTCTAAAGGCTTGATGACTGATCGTGCCGCCCGCCAACAAGGCACGGGTGGTGAGGTTATCTGCTACGTAGCGTAAGGAGTTAGTAATGTCTCGTGTTGCAAAAGCACCAGTCACTATCCCTGCAGGCGTAGAGGTGACTTTAAACGAACAGACTCTTACTGTTAAAGGCAGCAAAGGTAGTCTGACTCGAGTAATCAATGATGCAGTCATTGTTAAAGTTGAAGATGCACAAATCACCTTCGGTCCAGTTGAAGGCGCAGTTAACGCTTGGGCTCAAGCAGGTACTGCACGTGCATTAGTAAACAACATGGTTGTTGGTGTATCTCAAGGTTTCGAGAAGAAGCTAAAGCTAGTTGGTGTTGGTTACCGTGCGAAAGTACAAGGTAACGGTATCGACCTTACTTTAGGTTTCTCGCACCCACTAGTGCACGAACTACCGGAAGGCGTAAAAGCAGAATGTCCTAGCCAAACTGATATCACCCTTTCAGGTGTTGATAAGCAGTTAATCGGCCAAGTTGCTGCTGAAATTCGCGGCTACCGTCCACCAGAGCCTTACAAAGGTAAAGGTGTTCGCTATGCAGACGAACAAGTACGCCGTAAAGAGGCTAAGAAGAAGTAGGTAACGCGATATGGATAAGAAAACATCTCGCTTACGTCGCGCTACTCGTGCACGTAAGAAGATCCAAGAGCTAGGCGTGAACCGTCTGGTTGTACATCGTACACCACGTCACATTTATGCTCAGGTGATCAATCCTGAAGCTCAGGTGGTTGTAGCTGCTTCAACTGTTGAAAAAGCGGTTGCAGAGCAACTTAAGAGTACCGGTAACGTAGACGCGGCAAAAGCAATTGGTAAATTAGTTGCTGAGCGTGCG
This DNA window, taken from Shewanella maritima, encodes the following:
- the rpsQ gene encoding 30S ribosomal protein S17, whose amino-acid sequence is MSDKIRTLQGKVISNKMDKSITVAIERQVKHPIYGKYIKRTTKIHAHDETNQCNEGDVVAISQCRPLSKTKSWTLVEVVSKA
- the rplE gene encoding 50S ribosomal protein L5 codes for the protein MAKLHDKYKETVIAELSKKFEYTSVMQVPRIEKITLNMGVGEAVADKKVMEHALRDMTAIAGQKPVVTVARKSVAGFKIREGYPIGCKVTLRGERMWEFLERLVDIAIPRIRDFRGLSAKAFDGRGNYAMGVREQIIFPEIDYDKIDKIRGMDIVITTTAKNDEEGRALLDAFNFPFKK
- the rplF gene encoding 50S ribosomal protein L6; this encodes MSRVAKAPVTIPAGVEVTLNEQTLTVKGSKGSLTRVINDAVIVKVEDAQITFGPVEGAVNAWAQAGTARALVNNMVVGVSQGFEKKLKLVGVGYRAKVQGNGIDLTLGFSHPLVHELPEGVKAECPSQTDITLSGVDKQLIGQVAAEIRGYRPPEPYKGKGVRYADEQVRRKEAKKK
- the rplR gene encoding 50S ribosomal protein L18; translation: MDKKTSRLRRATRARKKIQELGVNRLVVHRTPRHIYAQVINPEAQVVVAASTVEKAVAEQLKSTGNVDAAKAIGKLVAERAIEKGVATVAFDRSGFKYHGRVAALADAAREAGLKF
- the rpsH gene encoding 30S ribosomal protein S8 — encoded protein: MSMQDPIADMLTRIRNGQAANHVSVKMPSAKLKVAIAKLLKDEGFITDYAVADEAKPELEITLKYFQGKPVVETIQRVSRPGLRIYKGKDELPKVMGGLGIAIVSTSKGLMTDRAARQQGTGGEVICYVA
- the rplV gene encoding 50S ribosomal protein L22, giving the protein MEVLAKHRFARTSAQKARLVADQIRGLPVSKALEILTFSPKKAAVLVKKVLDSAIANAEHNEGADIDELKVGKVFVDEGPTMKRIMPRAKGRADRIMKRTSHITVVVSDR
- the rpsN gene encoding 30S ribosomal protein S14, whose amino-acid sequence is MAKSSMKAREAKRAKLVAQYAEKRLALKALIAHPDTSEEDRWDAVLKLQALPRDSSASRQRNRCNQTGRPHGYLRKFGLSRIKLREATMRGEVPGLRKASW
- the rpsC gene encoding 30S ribosomal protein S3; the protein is MGQKVHPNGIRLGITKPWISTWYADKSDYADNLNSDWEVRQYLTEKLKAASVSKIVIERPAKSIRVTIHTARPGVVIGKKGEDVEVLRAHVSKITGTTAQINIAEIRKPELDAKLVADSIAQQLERRVMFRRAMKRAVQNAMRIGAQGIKVEVSGRLGGAEIARSEWYREGRVPLHTLRADIDYSTAESHTQYGVIGIKVWIFKGEVLDGTIPALEEPKQQPKRKPRGK
- the rpmC gene encoding 50S ribosomal protein L29 gives rise to the protein MKASELREKSVEELNAELLGLLREQFNLRMQHATGQLSQTHQLKQVRRNIARVKTIITSKAGA
- the rplP gene encoding 50S ribosomal protein L16, whose product is MLQPKRMKFRKMFKGRNRGLANGTEVSFGEFGLKAVGRGRLTARQIESARRAMTRHIKRQGQIWIRVFPDKPITSKPLEVRMGKGKGNVEYWVCQIQPGKVLYEMNGVSEELAREAFTLAAAKLPIKTTFVTKTVM
- the rplX gene encoding 50S ribosomal protein L24 → MAAKIRREDEVIVLAGKDKGKRGKVSQVLPTGKLIVEGINLVKKHQKPNPQLGETGGVIEKEAPIQASNVAIFNQATGKADRVGFRFEDGKKVRFFKSNSELVK
- the rplN gene encoding 50S ribosomal protein L14, with protein sequence MIQMQSTLDVACNSGARRVQCIKVLGGSHRRYAGIGDIIKVSVKEAIPRAKAKKGDVYNAVVVRTKKGVRRPDGSVIRFDRNAAVLLNANLAPIGTRIFGPVTRELRTEQFMKIVSLAPEVL